From Paenibacillus physcomitrellae, the proteins below share one genomic window:
- a CDS encoding flavodoxin: MSKILIVYASLTGNTEEIAELIAEGIKDAGSEAVLKMVDECNAAELLNYDAFILGAYTWGDGELPDEFLDFAEEMEEIDLNGKAAAVFGSGDTGYRIYCGAVDTLEEKLKAWDVSVLQEGLKIEYGPSQTEKGGCRDFGRAFVQSLGIVT; encoded by the coding sequence GTGAGCAAAATCCTTATCGTTTATGCTAGTCTCACAGGCAATACAGAAGAAATCGCAGAATTGATAGCAGAGGGCATCAAAGACGCCGGATCGGAAGCGGTTCTGAAAATGGTGGATGAATGCAATGCAGCTGAGCTGCTGAACTATGATGCCTTTATACTGGGGGCTTATACATGGGGAGATGGCGAGCTTCCGGATGAATTTCTGGATTTTGCCGAAGAAATGGAAGAAATTGATCTTAATGGGAAAGCGGCTGCTGTATTTGGAAGCGGGGATACGGGGTACCGCATATACTGCGGAGCTGTTGATACGCTGGAGGAGAAACTTAAGGCGTGGGACGTTTCGGTTCTGCAGGAGGGCCTGAAGATTGAATACGGTCCAAGCCAGACAGAGAAAGGGGGATGCCGGGATTTTGGCAGGGCATTTGTCCAAAGTCTGGGCATAGTTACCTGA